The following proteins are encoded in a genomic region of Gimesia sp.:
- the brxD gene encoding BREX system ATP-binding protein BrxD yields the protein MISPRRREEIIDALRRGTVPQNSLDAFAVGLERFEPALTEELQKVASTGGVFKAVRGEYGCGKTFFSRWLADQARKQGFATAEVQVSETETPLHRLETVYRRLMERLSTADTPQGAWRNVVDGWFYALEEDVLSEGQIDESDQQALLDRTSELLEQRLARVTDITPTFSTALRGYRRAQAAGERAVADGILAWLAGQPNVSASAKRYCWVKGDIDHFGALSFLQGVLTVLRDSGHPGLLLILDEVETIQRVRSDVRDKSLNALRQLIDEVDSGRFPGLYLLVTGTPAFYEGPQGIQRLEPLAQRLHVDFQTDARFDNPRAPQIRLPAFSLERLCLVGCRVRDLFQQHAQAPERISKLCDDSYIQELAQAVAGKLGGKVGVAPRIFLKKLVADILDRIDQFDDFDPHEHYRLTMSDTELTPVERQAAGATDVDEIELEF from the coding sequence ATGATCAGTCCCCGACGACGCGAAGAAATTATTGATGCACTCCGCCGCGGCACGGTTCCGCAAAACAGCCTCGATGCATTTGCCGTCGGCCTGGAGCGGTTTGAACCTGCCCTCACAGAAGAACTGCAGAAAGTCGCTTCAACCGGAGGTGTGTTCAAGGCGGTTCGCGGAGAGTACGGCTGCGGAAAAACATTTTTCTCCCGCTGGCTCGCCGACCAGGCACGCAAGCAGGGGTTTGCGACAGCGGAAGTGCAGGTCTCGGAAACTGAAACGCCCCTGCATCGACTGGAAACGGTCTACCGCCGGCTGATGGAACGACTCTCGACAGCCGACACGCCACAAGGAGCCTGGCGAAATGTCGTCGACGGCTGGTTCTATGCGCTGGAAGAGGATGTCCTTTCAGAAGGACAGATCGATGAATCAGATCAGCAGGCGCTGCTCGATCGCACCAGTGAACTTCTGGAACAGCGACTGGCACGGGTAACCGACATCACCCCAACCTTCAGTACCGCCTTGAGAGGCTACCGTCGGGCACAGGCTGCGGGGGAACGGGCTGTCGCAGATGGGATTCTGGCCTGGCTGGCCGGGCAGCCGAATGTCTCTGCTTCTGCAAAACGCTACTGCTGGGTGAAGGGGGACATCGACCACTTTGGTGCCCTCAGTTTTCTGCAGGGAGTGCTGACGGTCCTGCGGGACTCGGGCCATCCGGGACTGCTGCTGATCCTGGATGAAGTCGAAACCATTCAACGCGTTCGCAGCGATGTGCGGGATAAAAGCCTCAATGCACTCCGCCAGCTGATCGACGAAGTTGACTCCGGTCGCTTCCCCGGACTGTATCTTCTGGTCACCGGCACTCCCGCGTTTTATGAGGGACCGCAGGGCATCCAGCGTCTGGAACCGCTGGCTCAGCGACTGCACGTCGACTTTCAGACTGACGCCCGGTTTGATAATCCCCGCGCTCCCCAGATTCGGCTCCCGGCCTTCAGCCTGGAACGCCTCTGTCTGGTCGGATGCAGAGTCCGAGATCTCTTCCAGCAGCATGCCCAGGCACCAGAGCGGATTTCAAAATTGTGTGATGACAGCTATATCCAGGAACTGGCCCAGGCAGTGGCGGGGAAACTGGGGGGTAAAGTCGGCGTCGCGCCCCGGATCTTCCTGAAAAAGCTGGTTGCCGATATCCTCGACCGCATCGATCAGTTCGACGATTTCGATCCTCACGAACATTATCGGCTGACGATGTCCGATACAGAATTAACTCCCGTCGAACGCCAGGCCGCCGGTGCCACTGATGTGGATGAAATCGAACTCGAATTCTAG
- a CDS encoding DEAD/DEAH box helicase — translation MSSFDLLHPALQHHIVNSLGWRELRPFQDAVIPDILAGKHLIVLAPTAGGKTEAAFFPVVSRMLTEEWNGLSVLYICPIKALLNNLDIRLQGYCRLLGRRSALWHSDVKPGERKKILREPPDCLLTTPESLEVMLDSPNVDAQRLFGNLQVVIIDEIHAFAGDDRGWHLLSVLERISRIAGRELQRLGLSATVGNPETLVDWLAGSCQRPRDVFLPPASVADAADVQLDYVGSLSNAAVVISRLHRGEKRLVFVDSRARAEQLASELRRLEITTFVTHSSLSQEQRKQAEEAFASRDDCVIVATSVLELGIDVGNLDRVIQIDSPPTVSSFLQRMGRTGRRVGTLRNCLFLATKEETLIQAAALIELWAAGYVEPVEPPPLPYHILAQQLMALILQESGIGRTDWFDWLKGVSGFQSIASEQVEQLVKSMLEREILWEEAGILGMGQAGENTYGRRHFMELFSVFLSPPLFAILYGRQELGYVDEMTFLSKQDGPRSLLLGGRAWQINHIDWQRRKAWVEPTDSKGRTRWSGAGQGLAYRMTQAMLQILSTTENRDYWSQRATQTLTKLREENTWLQPKSTVVLQTGGQEVEWWTYAGSQVNAALACQLSRLTRSEVRCDSFMLNFQSSLAFEDIKTAVSTVVRQNADDMYPAVEEEALEGLKFSECLPAELAIQMLAHRLQDRNATRELLQQPVRYVIQ, via the coding sequence TTGAGCAGTTTTGACCTTCTCCATCCTGCACTGCAGCATCACATCGTCAACAGTCTGGGCTGGCGGGAGTTGCGCCCGTTTCAGGATGCGGTCATTCCGGATATCCTGGCAGGAAAACACCTGATCGTGCTGGCGCCGACTGCGGGCGGCAAAACGGAAGCAGCTTTTTTTCCCGTCGTGTCCCGGATGCTCACTGAGGAATGGAACGGCCTGAGTGTGCTTTATATCTGTCCCATCAAAGCGCTGCTCAATAATCTGGACATCCGCCTGCAGGGGTACTGTCGGTTGCTGGGACGACGCTCCGCACTCTGGCACAGCGATGTGAAACCGGGAGAACGGAAAAAGATTCTGCGCGAACCGCCGGACTGCCTGTTGACCACACCTGAATCGCTGGAAGTAATGCTGGACTCTCCCAACGTGGATGCGCAACGCCTGTTTGGCAATCTCCAGGTGGTCATCATCGATGAAATCCACGCTTTTGCCGGTGACGATCGGGGCTGGCATCTGCTCTCCGTACTCGAACGGATCTCGCGTATCGCGGGGCGGGAGCTGCAGCGTCTGGGGCTTTCTGCTACCGTGGGAAATCCAGAAACGCTCGTGGACTGGCTCGCCGGCTCCTGTCAGCGGCCCCGCGATGTTTTTCTCCCGCCGGCCTCCGTCGCGGATGCAGCCGACGTCCAACTGGATTACGTGGGCTCGCTCTCGAATGCGGCAGTCGTCATTTCCCGGCTCCATCGGGGGGAGAAACGGCTGGTCTTCGTCGACAGTCGGGCGCGAGCAGAACAGCTGGCTTCAGAACTTAGGCGACTGGAAATCACCACGTTTGTGACGCATAGTTCCCTCAGCCAGGAACAGCGAAAGCAGGCTGAAGAGGCGTTTGCTTCGCGTGATGACTGTGTCATTGTTGCTACCAGTGTGCTCGAACTGGGGATCGATGTCGGCAATCTGGATCGAGTGATTCAAATCGACTCGCCGCCCACCGTTTCCAGTTTCCTGCAGCGGATGGGACGCACCGGCCGCCGCGTGGGAACACTGCGGAACTGCCTGTTTCTGGCTACCAAAGAAGAAACGCTCATTCAGGCAGCCGCCCTGATTGAGCTCTGGGCAGCCGGCTATGTCGAACCAGTTGAGCCTCCCCCTCTGCCCTACCATATTCTGGCCCAGCAGTTGATGGCACTCATCCTGCAGGAAAGTGGGATCGGGCGCACCGACTGGTTTGACTGGCTCAAAGGCGTTTCGGGTTTTCAGAGCATTGCATCTGAGCAGGTCGAACAGCTGGTGAAATCGATGCTCGAACGGGAGATCCTCTGGGAAGAAGCGGGCATCCTGGGCATGGGACAAGCGGGAGAGAACACCTATGGACGCAGACATTTCATGGAGCTGTTTTCGGTATTTCTCTCGCCCCCGCTCTTTGCCATCCTTTATGGACGCCAGGAACTGGGGTATGTCGATGAAATGACATTTCTCAGTAAACAGGACGGCCCACGAAGTCTTTTGCTGGGGGGCCGTGCCTGGCAGATTAATCACATCGACTGGCAGAGGCGGAAAGCCTGGGTAGAACCAACCGATTCCAAAGGACGCACACGCTGGTCAGGAGCTGGCCAGGGCCTGGCGTATCGTATGACGCAGGCAATGCTGCAAATTCTATCGACGACAGAGAACCGGGACTATTGGTCTCAGAGAGCCACGCAGACACTCACGAAACTTCGAGAGGAGAATACCTGGCTGCAGCCGAAATCTACAGTCGTACTTCAGACGGGAGGTCAGGAAGTTGAATGGTGGACCTATGCTGGATCACAGGTCAATGCCGCACTGGCCTGCCAGCTTTCCCGTCTGACACGAAGCGAAGTCCGGTGCGACAGTTTCATGCTGAACTTTCAGTCCTCCCTCGCGTTCGAGGATATCAAGACGGCGGTCTCCACAGTCGTCCGGCAAAACGCTGACGACATGTACCCGGCTGTTGAAGAAGAGGCTTTAGAAGGGCTCAAATTCTCCGAATGCCTGCCCGCGGAACTGGCCATCCAGATGCTGGCCCACCGCCTGCAGGACAGAAACGCCACCAGGGAACTCCTCCAGCAACCAGTCAGATATGTGATTCAATAG
- a CDS encoding phage resistance protein — MTLIKELINIPERVQKGDFVLRLAEDIDRPEVVLDHYVVTPELANCFDSALSFIGNAVQNRSSKASYLHGSFGSGKSHFMAVLHLILQGNTAARSIPELAAVIQKHNPWLGGKKFLLVPYHMIGAHDMESGILGNYVDFMRRTHPEAPTPPVYLSASLIEQAQNERENYGDDLFFKRLNSDQSTSSGGWGDLESTWTAETFEAAAAADPDSEQHLKLVSTLLKTVASSHAEVVSQRGGNFVRFDKGLSLISQHAHSLGYDALILFLDELILWLATRSADLSFVRSEAAKLTNLVEAQSAERPIPLISFVARQRDLRELVGDHVPGAEKLSFSDSLDWQQGRFDTITLEDRNLPAIASKRILKCKDEAARIELGAAFDKTARMKDNVMNILLTHEGNQEMFRQVYPFSPALVQTLIGVSSVLQRERTALKVMMQLLVDHRETLELGELIPVGDLFDVVAHGDEAFSPEMAIHFDNAKRLYHLKLLPLLEKEHNIHHEDLDTLPFNDPKRKAFRNDDRLLKTLLLSALVPNVESLRALNAEKLAALNHGTIKTPIPGKEAAEVFRRFKHWSGSVGEIRLGDESNPTITVQLSGVDTESIIEQVRREDNQGNRSRLIRQILFEQLGIQGEGEFEQFHEFTWRNTRRSCNVLFRNIRELPDSSLENESSDWKLVIDFPFDEPGHGPRDDISRLQKYSPSNPEGSRTLCWVPSFFTAEAQKDVGMLYLLDFLMTGDRFNEYSNHLSPQDRQAARTILESQRNQLRQRVRNNLDAAYGLDRHSSDSIDSTNELELNQHYVSLKDGFTPQPPVAANLSAAMEHLLSQALEYEFPAAPQFETEIKKSTLNKVFDLVVQSTQTRDGRLAVDKSMRPLLRQVAVPLQLGEMGIDATHFVLGHHWKSHFMKKAAETGSELSVSQFRRWIDDPRPMGLPTEAQNLVILLYAAQDNRVPYLHGAPYEATVSNLPDACELRTIALPPKPDWEQALELAAILFGYSGSSLLSAGNVEALATACQTIAKKARPACQGYARQLKERLVELGIAAESTDRLQTAVASQVLVENLSTAKPADVVSLLTGASIATSTAAMGECISKADRLQESLNHTSWDSFNQIQKLAAKFKTAVTKILDDLQQALVSDEHVHELGPALQACQSQASRLISDALENLKPDPVPPAATPEPEPAPPATTPGVKVIEQDARQGLTLPEAEETLTKIKSRLQSGQSVQIYVSWVIEEGGTQA, encoded by the coding sequence ATGACTCTCATCAAAGAACTCATCAACATCCCCGAGCGTGTGCAAAAAGGGGATTTTGTTCTCAGGCTCGCTGAAGACATTGACCGGCCCGAGGTCGTCCTCGATCATTACGTGGTCACCCCCGAGCTGGCGAACTGCTTTGACAGCGCCCTCTCGTTTATCGGCAACGCCGTACAGAACCGCTCCAGCAAGGCCAGCTACCTGCACGGGAGCTTCGGTTCCGGTAAGAGTCATTTCATGGCCGTCCTGCATCTGATCCTCCAGGGAAACACCGCCGCCCGCAGTATTCCCGAACTGGCCGCCGTCATTCAGAAACACAACCCCTGGCTCGGCGGCAAAAAGTTCCTGCTCGTCCCCTATCACATGATCGGCGCCCACGACATGGAATCGGGCATCCTCGGCAACTACGTCGACTTCATGCGCCGCACGCATCCCGAGGCACCCACGCCCCCCGTCTATCTCTCCGCCTCCCTCATCGAACAGGCACAGAACGAACGCGAAAACTACGGCGACGATCTCTTCTTCAAACGCCTCAACAGCGACCAGAGCACCAGCAGCGGCGGCTGGGGAGATCTCGAAAGCACCTGGACCGCGGAAACCTTCGAAGCCGCTGCCGCCGCTGACCCCGATTCGGAACAGCACCTCAAGCTTGTCAGCACCCTGCTCAAAACGGTCGCGTCTTCACACGCCGAGGTCGTCAGCCAGCGCGGTGGAAACTTCGTCCGCTTCGACAAAGGCCTCTCCCTGATCAGCCAGCACGCCCACAGCCTGGGCTACGACGCGTTAATCCTCTTCCTCGACGAACTCATCCTCTGGCTCGCCACCCGCTCGGCCGACCTCAGTTTCGTCCGCAGCGAAGCCGCCAAGCTCACCAACCTCGTCGAAGCCCAGTCCGCCGAACGCCCGATCCCGCTGATCAGCTTCGTCGCCCGCCAGCGCGATCTCCGCGAGCTGGTCGGCGATCATGTTCCCGGTGCCGAAAAACTCAGCTTCAGCGACTCGCTCGACTGGCAGCAGGGACGCTTCGACACCATCACCCTCGAAGACCGCAACCTGCCCGCGATCGCGTCGAAACGTATCCTCAAGTGCAAAGACGAAGCCGCCCGCATCGAACTGGGCGCCGCCTTCGATAAGACCGCGCGGATGAAAGACAACGTGATGAACATCCTGCTGACCCACGAGGGGAATCAGGAAATGTTCCGCCAGGTTTACCCCTTCAGCCCGGCACTCGTCCAGACGCTGATCGGCGTCTCCAGTGTGCTGCAGCGCGAACGGACCGCGCTCAAGGTGATGATGCAGCTGCTCGTCGATCATCGCGAGACACTCGAACTGGGTGAACTGATTCCGGTCGGCGATCTGTTCGATGTTGTCGCCCACGGCGATGAAGCCTTCAGCCCCGAAATGGCAATTCACTTCGACAACGCCAAGCGGCTCTACCACCTCAAGCTGCTCCCCCTGCTGGAAAAAGAACACAACATCCATCACGAGGACCTGGATACCCTCCCTTTCAACGACCCTAAACGCAAGGCCTTCCGCAACGATGACCGCCTGCTGAAAACGCTGCTGCTCTCGGCCCTGGTTCCCAACGTGGAATCTCTGCGGGCATTGAACGCCGAAAAACTGGCGGCCCTCAACCACGGCACCATCAAAACCCCCATCCCCGGCAAAGAAGCCGCCGAAGTGTTCCGTCGCTTCAAACACTGGTCGGGCAGCGTCGGCGAAATCCGCCTGGGTGATGAAAGCAACCCCACGATCACCGTCCAGCTCTCCGGCGTCGATACCGAAAGCATCATCGAACAGGTCCGTCGTGAAGACAACCAGGGCAACCGCAGCCGCCTGATCCGGCAGATCCTCTTCGAACAGCTCGGTATCCAGGGCGAGGGAGAGTTCGAACAGTTCCACGAGTTCACCTGGCGGAACACCAGGCGCAGTTGCAACGTCCTGTTCCGCAATATCCGCGAGCTCCCCGACTCCTCACTCGAAAACGAAAGCAGCGACTGGAAGCTGGTCATCGACTTCCCCTTCGACGAGCCGGGGCACGGACCGCGCGACGACATCAGCAGGCTGCAGAAGTATTCCCCCTCCAACCCGGAAGGCAGCCGTACGTTGTGCTGGGTCCCCTCCTTCTTCACCGCCGAAGCGCAAAAGGATGTGGGCATGCTCTACCTGCTCGACTTCCTGATGACCGGCGATCGCTTCAACGAATATTCGAATCATCTCTCCCCGCAGGATCGCCAGGCCGCCCGCACCATTCTGGAAAGCCAGCGTAACCAGCTGAGACAGCGCGTGCGCAACAACCTTGATGCCGCCTACGGTCTCGATCGGCACTCCAGTGATTCCATCGACAGCACCAACGAACTCGAACTCAATCAGCATTATGTTTCCCTCAAAGACGGTTTCACTCCGCAACCACCGGTGGCAGCCAACCTCTCTGCCGCGATGGAGCACCTGCTCAGCCAGGCCCTGGAATACGAATTCCCGGCCGCCCCGCAGTTCGAAACCGAGATCAAAAAGAGCACGTTGAATAAAGTATTCGACCTGGTGGTGCAATCAACCCAGACCCGGGATGGCCGGCTCGCCGTCGACAAATCGATGCGTCCCCTGTTAAGGCAGGTGGCGGTCCCGCTGCAGCTCGGCGAAATGGGCATCGACGCCACCCACTTCGTCCTCGGTCATCACTGGAAGTCGCACTTCATGAAGAAAGCCGCAGAAACCGGCAGCGAACTTTCAGTCTCCCAGTTCCGCAGATGGATCGACGATCCCCGACCAATGGGACTGCCCACGGAAGCGCAGAACCTGGTGATCCTGCTCTACGCCGCCCAGGACAACCGGGTTCCCTACCTGCACGGTGCCCCGTATGAAGCAACGGTCAGCAACCTGCCCGACGCCTGCGAACTGCGCACGATTGCACTCCCACCGAAGCCCGACTGGGAGCAGGCGCTGGAACTCGCAGCAATCCTGTTCGGGTATAGCGGATCGTCGCTCCTCAGTGCCGGCAATGTCGAAGCCCTCGCGACCGCCTGTCAGACGATCGCGAAAAAGGCCCGCCCCGCCTGCCAGGGATACGCCCGGCAGCTCAAGGAACGACTCGTCGAGTTAGGTATTGCCGCGGAAAGCACCGATCGCCTGCAGACCGCGGTCGCCAGCCAGGTCCTTGTGGAAAATCTGAGTACTGCCAAACCGGCGGACGTGGTCTCCCTGTTAACCGGTGCTTCCATCGCCACCAGTACCGCGGCGATGGGCGAGTGCATCAGCAAAGCCGACCGCCTGCAGGAATCACTCAACCATACCAGTTGGGATTCCTTCAACCAGATTCAAAAACTGGCCGCGAAATTCAAAACTGCGGTCACAAAAATCCTGGACGACCTGCAGCAGGCCCTCGTCAGTGACGAGCATGTCCACGAGCTCGGCCCCGCACTGCAGGCATGCCAGTCGCAGGCATCGCGGCTGATCTCCGATGCACTGGAAAATCTCAAACCGGATCCCGTTCCGCCCGCTGCAACTCCCGAGCCCGAACCGGCCCCGCCCGCAACCACGCCGGGGGTCAAGGTTATCGAGCAGGATGCCAGACAGGGCCTGACGCTGCCTGAAGCGGAAGAGACCCTGACGAAAATCAAATCCCGCCTGCAATCAGGACAGTCGGTTCAGATATACGTAAGCTGGGTGATTGAAGAGGGAGGCACGCAGGCATGA
- the pglZ gene encoding BREX-2 system phosphatase PglZ codes for MTLTAPTFSQIKAQVATIQQKTTRADVIGIHSRGRWSDETRIQDGDQTYLIYQCDSPLACRIAIREPVPDKTTKVLITGLEENDLGDDLRYRLAKQRLFPLQPWQIVCSLFNARNVDTRLTHHPWMAEALLALGPRHGYPPARGGFLDADTAWSLLLEHTIQLRGESPDLTSLLKWSLDQTATQHFRHQSEEFQAATIDWLCEKAGPVARLILQCLQEDKPKQHPLSVGIAMLVLYHEDARGRLEKATGKFEGLFFPQESPTPDQVQRWVLSAREVVRSLQHTDLHKHHVIVRRADDILKELAAAEYARLSDTSLLGYEQRLQQFGTTLTDILDRGAWQEVERLQELKAAIRSHDASFDQTRQLERLEMALRLVRWLQYDKPSAAALPQSFATAARYQLETGGFVDWARLQVRHGAEVEALSQAYQRLFETVTQIREQQSEHFGTLLAEWTASGSKGNDVLPVEQIIEQTIAPLAESQPVLLLVIDGMSVAVCRELLSDLTRNEWVALAEPNQRFNRPGIAAIPSATEFSRTSLLTGKLMQGGQHDEKKGFENHPRLSGKTPGRESPLLFHKAALQGPEQSQVRKEIASTRRVVGVVINAVDDNLLKGEQLDTRWSRDQIQLLTSLLHDARSAGRLVVLVSDHGHVLDCQTQNINTPDETAGGERWRPAGSAPVTGELLISGSRVQTTDQKLIAPWSERIRYSMKKNGYHGGLSPQEMVVPIVVLTNSDELPPDWSEQPIDTPVWWDELPPEHETLVPSPPVRTRKKKVEKAPLLFKELKEEVETPEASEAPEVPKWIQQLLESPVFADQKRLGGRRVPEDKEFSRLLQALDRRDGTMTLRALTRALDAAPLRMPGFLAKVERVLNIDGYDVIRYDETSDTVELQRELLLKQYDLDD; via the coding sequence ATGACTCTCACCGCCCCGACCTTCAGTCAGATCAAAGCCCAGGTCGCGACAATCCAGCAGAAAACGACCCGGGCCGACGTCATCGGCATCCATTCACGTGGCCGCTGGAGTGATGAAACCCGCATTCAGGATGGCGATCAGACCTATCTGATCTACCAGTGCGATTCTCCCCTGGCCTGTCGCATCGCCATTCGCGAACCAGTGCCCGACAAGACGACGAAAGTTCTGATCACCGGACTGGAAGAAAACGACCTGGGGGATGACCTGCGGTATCGACTGGCCAAGCAGCGGTTGTTCCCGCTTCAACCCTGGCAGATTGTCTGCTCGCTGTTCAATGCCCGCAATGTAGATACACGACTGACGCATCATCCCTGGATGGCCGAGGCCCTGCTGGCACTGGGACCGCGCCACGGTTATCCGCCAGCACGGGGTGGCTTCCTCGATGCCGATACCGCCTGGTCGCTTTTGCTCGAACATACGATCCAGCTCCGCGGAGAATCGCCCGACCTGACGAGCCTGTTGAAATGGTCACTCGACCAGACCGCCACCCAGCACTTCCGACACCAATCTGAAGAGTTTCAGGCAGCGACCATCGACTGGCTGTGTGAAAAGGCCGGCCCCGTCGCCCGACTGATTTTGCAGTGCCTGCAGGAGGACAAACCGAAACAACATCCGCTGTCGGTCGGCATAGCCATGCTTGTGCTGTACCACGAAGACGCACGCGGCCGACTGGAAAAGGCCACAGGCAAGTTTGAAGGGCTGTTCTTCCCGCAAGAGTCTCCCACACCAGACCAGGTGCAGCGCTGGGTGCTTTCCGCCCGCGAGGTGGTTCGTTCCCTGCAGCACACCGATCTGCATAAGCATCACGTGATCGTGCGACGGGCAGACGACATCCTGAAGGAACTCGCTGCAGCAGAGTACGCCCGGTTGAGCGATACGTCGTTGCTGGGTTACGAACAGCGGTTACAGCAGTTCGGCACAACGCTCACCGACATCCTGGATCGCGGCGCCTGGCAGGAAGTCGAACGACTCCAGGAACTGAAAGCCGCAATCCGCAGTCATGATGCTTCCTTCGATCAGACGCGACAGCTCGAACGGCTGGAAATGGCACTCCGCCTGGTCCGCTGGCTGCAATATGACAAACCGTCCGCTGCAGCTTTGCCACAGTCTTTCGCCACCGCTGCGCGATACCAGCTGGAGACGGGCGGCTTTGTTGACTGGGCCCGCCTGCAGGTCCGACACGGTGCGGAAGTGGAAGCCCTTTCACAGGCATATCAGCGGTTGTTTGAAACCGTGACCCAGATCCGCGAACAGCAGTCAGAACACTTTGGAACGCTGCTGGCTGAATGGACCGCGTCAGGCTCAAAAGGGAATGACGTACTGCCTGTTGAACAGATAATCGAGCAGACCATCGCGCCGCTGGCAGAGTCGCAACCGGTCCTGTTGCTCGTGATCGACGGTATGAGCGTCGCCGTCTGCCGCGAACTGCTCAGCGACCTGACCCGCAATGAATGGGTGGCGCTGGCGGAACCAAATCAACGATTCAACAGACCCGGAATCGCCGCGATCCCCTCGGCAACGGAGTTCTCGCGAACGAGTCTCTTAACCGGCAAACTGATGCAGGGGGGACAGCACGATGAGAAAAAGGGATTCGAAAATCATCCCCGGTTGTCTGGAAAAACTCCGGGACGGGAGTCCCCGCTGCTGTTTCACAAGGCCGCGCTGCAGGGACCGGAACAAAGTCAGGTGCGAAAGGAAATCGCTTCCACCCGGCGCGTTGTGGGTGTAGTGATCAACGCCGTCGATGACAATCTGCTCAAAGGGGAGCAACTGGATACACGCTGGTCCCGCGATCAGATTCAGCTGCTCACTTCACTGTTGCACGATGCCCGCAGTGCAGGCCGACTGGTGGTTCTCGTCAGCGATCACGGCCATGTGCTCGATTGCCAGACTCAGAATATCAACACCCCGGATGAGACGGCGGGGGGCGAACGCTGGCGCCCTGCAGGTTCGGCTCCTGTTACAGGAGAACTGCTGATTTCAGGCAGTCGCGTACAGACCACAGATCAGAAACTGATCGCTCCCTGGAGCGAACGCATCCGCTATAGCATGAAGAAAAACGGTTATCATGGGGGGCTCTCACCTCAGGAAATGGTCGTACCAATAGTGGTGCTTACCAACTCGGATGAACTCCCGCCAGACTGGAGTGAGCAGCCCATCGACACCCCCGTCTGGTGGGATGAACTACCGCCGGAGCATGAAACGCTTGTGCCCTCCCCTCCTGTTCGCACTCGCAAGAAAAAGGTGGAAAAAGCACCGCTGCTGTTTAAAGAGCTGAAAGAGGAAGTAGAAACGCCGGAAGCCAGCGAAGCTCCCGAGGTTCCGAAATGGATTCAGCAACTACTCGAGAGCCCGGTCTTTGCAGACCAGAAGCGGCTGGGGGGGCGACGGGTTCCGGAAGACAAAGAGTTCTCACGCCTGCTGCAGGCGCTGGATCGGCGCGATGGTACGATGACACTCCGCGCCCTGACACGCGCACTCGACGCGGCTCCTCTACGAATGCCCGGGTTTCTAGCCAAAGTGGAACGTGTCTTGAATATCGATGGCTACGATGTGATCCGTTACGACGAAACTTCGGACACCGTGGAACTGCAGCGCGAGCTGCTGCTCAAACAGTATGACCTGGATGACTAA